The following are from one region of the Gemmatimonas sp. UBA7669 genome:
- a CDS encoding beta strand repeat-containing protein, producing MPTFSLPVRRSLLTLVLVGSGLGGLAACSGGGDGGTPPPPPPTPTVNSVTVTPSAATIRVGETQSLNAVVDVSNGAGTGITWTSEQPTVASVSASGVVTGLSTGTAVVRATSTVNAQRSGSATITVQAARTLTVSPTTANIGVGQTAALTVSIQLDAGLPTTVTWRSGATNIATVNANGVVTGVALGSTQITAISTADTLLRASTTVNVVPSVRSVTVSPTTATLNINDTRAFTATVTADAGVSQAVTWRSGNLAVATVNSSGVVTAVGVGSTTITALATADTLRRATATLTVAPRITTVSIQQRAVSVNPGTSTTLTAVVNADPGVNTTLAWTSSVPSVASVNEQGVVTGVSSGTTLITAALQNDPTRRDTVTVSVVPRLAGFWRASRLGGALYEDVLGVYAVDANTAYAVNSVGDVYRWNGSTWAVSTTGAAFNTQFYAVHGSGANDIVAVGRGGRIARFNGSTWSGMTSGTTRDLFNVYVPSAGEAWAVGASGVVLQLSGGVWTAQNSGATLDLNAVWAGDNTVYVVGNDGDVRRRIGGGWSRMEVPTAEGLYGVHGLSAVDVVVVGLEGTVLRWNGAVWTVVSASSLPGSFYGVVGSTANSGRRYIVGDGGVAQLDENTLTAVNTPYAPAMYGLSMDNTGSMWAGGQRGAVLRGLSTWTTLNLAPDLLDVWTTSASNSFAVGEFGFVYRWNGSSWTRLNTPTQQTLNAVWAVNVTDAFVGGDNGTMLRWNGTSFTAMSFPSGGNVFSLWGSAANNVYAATDRGEVLRWNGTAWSMVTTASSSLWAVYGANASSVVVGGENGTVLRFNGTTWSSAPPPSTGTITGLWLTGLSDVYVVGADGTGGSPAAYGFNGTSWRALNTGASFVLTSVWGPSVNDLYATGDGGTLLRFNGSSWSALASGTTDLLWSVSGAPDASGGAFAVGYNSTVLTGSNTAFRSSVMAVTAPLGGGRVALDPDRGARLRRGPLPTHQPRLNLRAPLRSEARTSGMAPLRRPAGPPRR from the coding sequence ATGCCCACATTTTCGCTCCCCGTCCGTCGATCGCTGCTCACCCTCGTGCTGGTCGGCAGCGGCCTCGGGGGGCTGGCCGCCTGCAGTGGCGGGGGCGATGGGGGCACGCCACCTCCGCCTCCGCCCACCCCCACCGTCAACAGCGTGACGGTGACGCCGAGTGCGGCGACCATTCGCGTGGGCGAAACCCAGAGTCTCAATGCCGTGGTGGATGTCTCCAATGGGGCCGGCACGGGCATTACCTGGACCTCCGAACAGCCCACTGTGGCGTCGGTATCCGCCAGTGGCGTAGTGACGGGGCTCAGCACCGGCACGGCCGTGGTGCGCGCCACGTCGACCGTGAACGCGCAGCGCAGCGGCTCGGCCACCATCACGGTGCAGGCGGCGCGCACGCTGACGGTCTCACCGACCACCGCCAACATCGGTGTGGGTCAGACCGCTGCACTGACGGTGAGCATTCAGCTCGACGCCGGCCTGCCCACCACGGTGACGTGGCGAAGTGGCGCCACCAACATTGCCACCGTCAACGCCAACGGGGTCGTGACCGGTGTGGCACTTGGCAGCACACAAATCACGGCCATCTCCACCGCCGACACGCTGCTGCGCGCGAGCACCACGGTGAATGTCGTGCCCAGTGTGCGCAGCGTGACCGTTTCGCCCACCACGGCCACACTCAACATCAACGACACACGCGCGTTCACGGCCACGGTCACCGCAGACGCCGGTGTGTCGCAGGCCGTGACCTGGCGCAGCGGCAACCTGGCGGTGGCCACCGTGAACAGCAGTGGTGTGGTGACGGCGGTGGGCGTGGGCAGTACGACCATCACCGCGCTGGCCACGGCCGACACCCTGCGGCGCGCAACCGCCACGCTCACCGTGGCGCCGCGCATCACCACGGTCAGCATTCAGCAACGCGCCGTGAGCGTAAACCCGGGCACGTCCACCACGCTCACCGCCGTGGTGAACGCCGATCCGGGTGTGAACACCACCCTGGCGTGGACATCGAGCGTGCCAAGCGTCGCGAGTGTGAACGAGCAGGGCGTAGTGACGGGCGTCTCGTCTGGCACCACGCTCATTACGGCCGCGCTGCAGAACGATCCCACGCGCCGCGATACTGTCACGGTGTCCGTGGTGCCGCGCCTCGCCGGATTCTGGCGGGCGTCGCGATTGGGTGGTGCGCTCTACGAAGACGTTCTTGGCGTCTATGCCGTGGATGCCAACACGGCGTATGCCGTGAACTCGGTGGGTGATGTGTACCGCTGGAACGGCAGTACGTGGGCGGTGAGCACCACGGGGGCGGCGTTCAACACGCAGTTCTATGCCGTACATGGCTCTGGGGCCAACGACATTGTGGCCGTGGGTCGCGGGGGACGCATCGCACGCTTCAACGGCAGCACCTGGTCGGGCATGACCTCGGGCACGACGCGTGATCTGTTCAACGTGTATGTGCCGTCCGCCGGTGAAGCCTGGGCGGTGGGGGCGAGCGGTGTGGTGCTGCAACTGAGCGGCGGCGTGTGGACCGCGCAGAACAGTGGCGCCACGCTCGATCTCAACGCGGTGTGGGCCGGTGACAATACCGTGTATGTGGTGGGCAACGATGGGGACGTGCGTCGACGCATTGGCGGCGGCTGGTCACGCATGGAAGTCCCCACGGCCGAGGGTCTGTATGGCGTGCATGGACTCTCGGCGGTGGATGTGGTGGTGGTGGGACTCGAGGGCACGGTGCTGCGCTGGAACGGCGCCGTGTGGACGGTTGTCAGCGCGTCGTCGCTGCCCGGCAGCTTCTATGGCGTGGTGGGCAGCACGGCCAACAGCGGCCGGCGGTACATCGTGGGTGATGGCGGTGTGGCGCAGCTCGACGAGAACACCCTCACGGCGGTGAACACGCCATATGCGCCGGCCATGTACGGGCTCAGCATGGACAACACGGGCAGCATGTGGGCCGGCGGACAGCGCGGCGCGGTGCTGCGTGGTCTGTCCACATGGACCACGCTCAACCTCGCACCCGACTTGCTCGATGTGTGGACCACATCGGCCAGCAACAGCTTTGCGGTTGGCGAGTTCGGCTTTGTGTACCGCTGGAACGGCTCCAGTTGGACGCGGCTCAACACCCCGACCCAGCAGACACTCAATGCCGTGTGGGCCGTGAACGTGACCGACGCCTTTGTTGGCGGCGACAACGGCACGATGCTGCGCTGGAACGGCACCAGCTTCACCGCCATGTCCTTCCCCAGCGGCGGCAATGTGTTTTCCCTCTGGGGCTCGGCAGCCAACAACGTGTATGCGGCCACCGATCGCGGTGAAGTGCTGCGCTGGAACGGCACGGCGTGGAGTATGGTGACCACGGCCTCGAGCAGTCTCTGGGCGGTGTACGGCGCCAACGCCTCGAGCGTGGTGGTAGGCGGGGAGAATGGCACGGTACTGCGCTTCAATGGCACGACGTGGAGCAGCGCGCCGCCGCCCAGCACGGGCACCATCACGGGGCTCTGGCTCACCGGCCTGAGTGACGTGTACGTCGTCGGCGCCGACGGCACGGGCGGAAGCCCGGCGGCCTACGGATTCAATGGCACCTCGTGGCGCGCTCTCAATACGGGAGCGTCCTTCGTGCTGACGTCGGTGTGGGGCCCGAGTGTGAACGACCTCTACGCGACGGGAGATGGCGGCACCCTGCTGCGCTTCAATGGCAGCAGCTGGAGTGCCCTGGCCTCAGGCACCACCGACTTGCTCTGGTCCGTGTCGGGCGCACCCGATGCAAGCGGCGGCGCTTTTGCTGTGGGCTACAACAGCACGGTGCTGACTGGCTCCAACACGGCATTTCGCAGCAGCGTGATGGCCGTCACCGCGCCACTCGGCGGAGGCCGTGTAGCGTTGGATCCGGATCGCGGCGCCCGTCTGCGCCGTGGCCCGCTCCCGACACACCAGCCGCGACTCAATCTCCGCGCCCCGCTGCGATCCGAGGCACGGACCTCGGGTATGGCCCCGCTGCGTCGCCCGGCCGGGCCACCGCGCCGATAG
- a CDS encoding aspartate ammonia-lyase has translation MTTPAQIADQLRAASFLEGFTDAHLWKLARHVVPLELQPDETIFTEGEARQRFAILVSGAVAIEKSADGRSTRLVTLGPGEAVGEGLLLDDSRHGTTARVIMPGTAMVLTRQQLDDITREAPQLYAALVARAARAISDRLRKADATLVGRGRTLGFGGHRTRVEKDLLGEREVPYEALYGIQTLRALENFPITGIPLREFPVLIEALATVKEASALTNRELGLLEQQHCDVIVRAAREIRAGRHHEHFLVDMIQGGAGTSTNMNANEVIANRALELLNEARGRYDVVSPNDHVNLSQSTNDVYPTAVRLALHRSLAGLRAELARLADSFEDKGTEFAPLLKMGRTQMQDAVPMTLGQEFMAFSHTLREDVDRLAEAQNLIREINLGATAIGTGINAPAGYADLVARRLAEVSEIDVLTAPDLVEATSDTGAFVQLSGVMKRTATKLSKICNDLRLLSSGPRAGFGEINLPAMQPGSSIMPGKVNPVIPEVVNQVCFDVIGGDVTVTMAAEAGQLQLNAFEPVIAYRLLRGIDMMRNACLVLRERCVTGITANADRMRHFVEHSIGIVTALVPVIGYQAASDVAKTALATGRGVFDIVLERGLLTRAQLDEALDPETMTAPRRSPQGFTQEYVAPGGKASP, from the coding sequence ATGACCACTCCGGCCCAGATCGCCGATCAACTGCGCGCGGCCTCGTTCCTCGAAGGCTTCACCGACGCGCATCTCTGGAAGCTCGCGCGGCACGTTGTCCCGCTCGAACTGCAACCCGACGAAACCATTTTCACCGAGGGCGAAGCCCGGCAGCGCTTTGCCATTCTGGTGAGCGGCGCCGTCGCCATTGAAAAGAGCGCCGACGGCCGCAGCACGCGCCTCGTCACACTTGGCCCGGGCGAGGCGGTGGGCGAAGGCCTGCTGCTCGACGATAGCCGACACGGCACCACGGCGCGCGTCATCATGCCCGGCACGGCCATGGTGCTTACGCGACAGCAGCTCGATGACATCACGCGCGAAGCGCCACAGCTCTATGCGGCGCTCGTGGCCCGCGCGGCGCGCGCCATTTCCGACCGTCTGCGCAAGGCCGATGCGACGCTGGTGGGACGCGGTCGCACGCTCGGATTTGGCGGGCATCGCACGCGCGTGGAGAAGGACCTGCTGGGCGAGCGCGAAGTGCCCTACGAGGCGCTCTATGGCATCCAGACGCTGCGCGCGCTCGAGAACTTCCCCATCACCGGCATCCCGCTGCGCGAGTTTCCGGTGCTCATCGAAGCGCTGGCCACGGTGAAGGAAGCCTCGGCGCTCACCAATCGTGAACTGGGCTTGCTCGAACAGCAGCACTGCGATGTGATCGTGCGCGCGGCGCGGGAAATTCGCGCCGGCCGTCATCACGAACACTTCCTCGTGGACATGATTCAGGGCGGTGCCGGCACGAGCACCAACATGAACGCCAACGAGGTCATTGCGAATCGCGCGCTCGAGCTGCTCAACGAAGCGCGCGGACGGTACGACGTGGTCTCACCAAACGATCACGTCAACCTCAGTCAGTCGACGAACGACGTATATCCCACGGCCGTGCGCCTCGCGCTGCACCGCAGCCTGGCGGGATTGCGCGCAGAGCTCGCGCGACTGGCCGACAGTTTCGAGGACAAGGGCACCGAGTTCGCGCCGCTGCTCAAGATGGGCCGCACGCAGATGCAGGACGCCGTGCCCATGACCTTGGGTCAGGAGTTCATGGCCTTTTCGCACACGCTGCGTGAAGACGTGGACCGTTTGGCCGAGGCGCAGAACCTCATTCGCGAAATCAACCTTGGCGCCACCGCCATCGGCACCGGCATCAACGCGCCGGCGGGCTACGCCGACCTGGTCGCGCGCAGACTGGCTGAGGTGTCGGAAATTGACGTGCTCACCGCGCCCGATCTGGTGGAAGCCACGAGTGACACCGGCGCCTTTGTGCAGCTCTCGGGTGTCATGAAGCGCACGGCCACCAAGCTCAGCAAGATCTGCAACGACTTGCGACTGCTCTCGTCAGGCCCGCGCGCGGGATTTGGTGAGATCAACCTGCCGGCCATGCAACCGGGCAGCTCCATCATGCCGGGCAAGGTCAACCCGGTCATTCCCGAAGTGGTCAACCAGGTCTGCTTTGACGTGATCGGTGGCGATGTCACGGTCACCATGGCCGCCGAAGCGGGCCAGCTGCAGCTCAACGCCTTCGAACCGGTCATTGCCTATCGCCTGCTGCGTGGCATCGACATGATGCGCAACGCCTGCCTGGTGCTGCGGGAACGCTGCGTCACGGGCATCACGGCCAATGCGGACCGCATGCGTCACTTTGTCGAACACTCGATCGGCATTGTGACAGCCCTGGTGCCGGTCATTGGTTATCAAGCAGCAAGCGACGTAGCCAAGACGGCGCTGGCCACCGGCCGGGGGGTATTCGATATCGTGCTGGAGCGCGGGCTGTTGACCCGGGCCCAGCTGGACGAGGCCCTCGATCCGGAGACCATGACAGCACCGCGTCGTTCTCCGCAGGGTTTCACGCAGGAGTACGTGGCTCCGGGCGGCAAAGCCTCACCCTGA